In Armatimonadota bacterium, the genomic window CCAGCACGGGGTCGCGACCGCTACCGTCGCCGCCCTCTTCGGTTTCGAGTGCGACGTCTATATGGGCGAGGAGGACATGGAGCGCCAGGCGCTCAACGTCTTCCGCATGCGGTTGTTGGGGTCGCGGGTGATCGGGGTGAGCGCGGGCACGCGCACCCTCAAGGATGCGACCAGCGAGGCCTTCCGCGACTGGGTCACCACGGTCGAGCACACGTTCTACGTCATCGGCTCGGTGGTGGGGGCGCACCCCTACCCGATGATGGTGCGCGATTTCCAGTCGGTGATCGGACGCGAGGCGCGGGCGCAGATGCTGGAGGTCGAGGGGCGCCTGCCGGACTGCGTCCTCGCCTGCGTCGGGGGGGGCTCCAATTCCATCGGGATCTTCTATCCGCTGCTGGATGACGACGTGCGCTTCATCGGCGTCGAGGCCGCCGGCGAGGGGCTCGACACCGGGCGCCATTCCGCCAGCCTCGGCCGGGGCACCCCGGGCATCCTCCACGGCGCCATGACCTCCCTGCTGCAGGACCTCCACGGCCAGATCCACCCCACCCACTCCATCGCCGCCGGGCTGGACTACCCCGGGGTCGGCCCCGAGCACGCCCACCTGCGCGACAGCGGGCGCGCCGAGTACGTCTCGGTCACCGACGAGGAGGCGGTCGCGGCGTTCCGCGAGCTGTCGCGGCTGGAGGGCATCATCCCCGCGCTGGAGAGCGCGCACGCGCTGGCCTACGCCCGCAAGATCGCGGCGGAGATGGGGCCCTATGCGGTGATGCTCGTCAACCTCTCCGGGCGCGGGGACAAGGACGCCGCGATCATCGAGAAGCTTGCGCAAGGGGGTGCGGAGTGACGCGGGCGCGGGCGGAGCAGACGCGAATCGCGCGGCGCTTCGCCGAGCTGACCGCGCGCGGCGAGGGCGCGCTGGTACCGTTCATCGTCGCCGGCGACCCGGACCTGCAGACCACGCTGCGGGTGATGCAGGCCCTGGCGCGGGCGGGGGCGGATGTCATC contains:
- the trpB gene encoding tryptophan synthase subunit beta; the encoded protein is MARSPKHSPQAVLPDKGGHFGPYGGRFVPETLMAPLEELTRAYRAAKDDPAFQEELDYYLRSYAGRPTPIYLCRRLTEAWGGAKVYLKREDLAHTGSHKINNTLGQALLARRMGKRRIIAETGAGQHGVATATVAALFGFECDVYMGEEDMERQALNVFRMRLLGSRVIGVSAGTRTLKDATSEAFRDWVTTVEHTFYVIGSVVGAHPYPMMVRDFQSVIGREARAQMLEVEGRLPDCVLACVGGGSNSIGIFYPLLDDDVRFIGVEAAGEGLDTGRHSASLGRGTPGILHGAMTSLLQDLHGQIHPTHSIAAGLDYPGVGPEHAHLRDSGRAEYVSVTDEEAVAAFRELSRLEGIIPALESAHALAYARKIAAEMGPYAVMLVNLSGRGDKDAAIIEKLAQGGAE